The following are from one region of the Polycladomyces subterraneus genome:
- the disA gene encoding DNA integrity scanning diadenylate cyclase DisA: MREKSERDQFVSRVLRMVAPGTQFREGLDNVLGAKTGALIVVGYDDSVREIVDGGFHIDSPFSAAYLYELAKMDGAIILSDDGKRILYANTQLVPSSSIPSTETGIRHRTAQRTARQTNKLVIAISQRRNVITLYQGNFRYALKDIGVILTKANQAIQTLEKYKSVLDQSTTNLSALEFEELVTLNEVAMVIQRIEMVLRIKSEIQTYINELGTEGRLISMQMEELVANVEDEAYRLIKDYCYDPRKISPEDVLKELKELSADELLEHGNIVRILGYPSNINIQEEAVSPRGYRILNKIPRLPAPIIQKLIDKFGSLPRVMMATIEELDEVEGIGDVRARAIKEGLKRIQEQVFIDRHI; the protein is encoded by the coding sequence GTGAGAGAAAAAAGTGAACGGGATCAATTTGTCAGCCGTGTATTGCGTATGGTCGCTCCGGGAACTCAATTTCGTGAAGGATTGGACAATGTGTTGGGGGCCAAGACCGGGGCGCTGATCGTGGTGGGTTACGACGACAGCGTACGGGAGATCGTGGATGGCGGATTTCACATCGACAGCCCGTTTTCGGCCGCCTACCTGTATGAGCTGGCCAAAATGGATGGCGCCATCATTTTAAGTGACGATGGGAAACGCATTTTGTACGCCAACACCCAACTCGTGCCCAGCTCGTCCATCCCTTCGACGGAAACGGGGATCCGTCACCGAACGGCCCAACGAACGGCACGGCAGACGAATAAACTGGTCATCGCCATTTCACAGCGGCGAAACGTGATCACGCTGTACCAGGGCAACTTCCGTTATGCGCTCAAGGATATCGGCGTCATTCTTACCAAAGCCAATCAAGCCATCCAGACGCTGGAGAAGTACAAATCCGTATTGGACCAATCGACGACCAACCTAAGTGCATTGGAATTTGAAGAGTTGGTTACGTTAAACGAAGTAGCCATGGTAATCCAGCGGATCGAGATGGTTTTGCGGATCAAGAGCGAAATCCAGACCTACATCAATGAGCTGGGGACGGAAGGCCGTCTGATCAGCATGCAGATGGAAGAGCTGGTGGCCAATGTTGAAGACGAAGCGTATCGGCTGATCAAGGATTATTGTTATGACCCGCGTAAAATCTCGCCGGAAGACGTGTTGAAGGAACTGAAGGAACTGTCTGCGGATGAATTGTTGGAACACGGCAACATTGTACGCATTTTGGGATATCCATCGAATATCAATATTCAGGAAGAGGCCGTCTCCCCGCGAGGGTACAGAATCCTGAACAAGATCCCACGTCTTCCCGCCCCCATTATCCAAAAGCTGATCGACAAATTCGGTTCGTTGCCGCGCGTGATGATGGCGACGATCGAAGAGCTGGACGAAGTGGAGGGAATCGGGGACGTACGAGCTCGGGCCATCAAGGAGGGGCTGAAGCGCATTCAGGAGCAGGTCTTTATTGACAGACATATCTAA
- the clpC gene encoding ATP-dependent protease ATP-binding subunit ClpC — MMFGRFTERAQKVLALAQEEAVRLGHSNIGTEHILLGLVREGEGIAAKALIGLGLGLEKIQNEVESLIGRGQGQPTNIAYTPRAKKVIELSMDEARKLGHTYVGTEHILLGLIREGEGVAARVLNNLGVSLNKARQQVLQLLGSNEAVSSNQSGGTGANTPTLDSLARDLTAAAREGNLDPVIGRSKEIERVIQVLSRRTKNNPVLIGEPGVGKTAIAEGLAQRIVDGEIPETLRGKRVMTLDMGTVVAGTKYRGEFEDRLKKIMDEIRQAGNIILFIDELHTLIGAGGAEGAIDASNILKPALARGDLQCIGATTLDEYRKYIEKDAALERRFQPIQVDEPTPEEAVLILQGLRDRYEAHHRVKITDEAIEAAVKLSDRYITDRFLPDKAIDLIDEAASRVRLRSYTVPPELKELEQKLEEVRKEKDAAVQSQEFEKAASLRDREQKLREELEETRNRWKADQGKTDSEVTAEDIADIVSHWTGIPVRKLAEEESERLLKMEEILHQRVIGQEEAVKAVSRAIRRARAGLKDPKRPIGSFIFLGPTGVGKTELARALAEALFGDENAMIRIDMSEYMEKHSTSRLVGAPPGYVGYEEGGQLTEKVRRKPYSVVLFDEIEKAHPEVFNILLQVLEDGRLTDGKGRLVDFRNTVIIMTSNVGADTIRKSSRLGFTTGDADGYEDMKENVMQELKRSFRPEFLNRIDDVIVFHSLKEEHLQQIVSLMSEELRKRLKEQDIDFVLTDEAKKHLAKIGFDPQYGARPLRRAIQKHIEDRLSEELLRGTIQRGDTVKIDVKDGQLTVEKTALSPSHSQ; from the coding sequence ATGATGTTTGGCCGATTCACGGAACGCGCACAAAAAGTGTTGGCGTTGGCACAGGAGGAAGCCGTTCGTTTGGGTCACAGCAATATCGGTACGGAACATATTTTGCTCGGTTTGGTGCGTGAAGGGGAAGGCATCGCTGCCAAGGCGCTGATCGGACTGGGTTTGGGATTGGAAAAAATCCAAAACGAAGTGGAATCCCTCATTGGCAGGGGACAGGGCCAACCGACCAACATCGCCTATACACCCCGGGCGAAAAAGGTGATTGAACTGTCGATGGATGAAGCACGCAAACTGGGTCATACCTATGTGGGTACGGAGCATATCCTGCTCGGCCTTATCCGTGAGGGTGAAGGCGTGGCTGCCCGTGTGCTGAACAATTTGGGCGTCAGCCTGAATAAAGCGCGGCAGCAAGTGCTGCAGCTGTTGGGAAGCAACGAAGCCGTTTCCTCCAACCAGAGCGGGGGAACCGGTGCCAATACACCGACGTTGGACAGCCTCGCCCGCGATTTGACCGCAGCGGCCCGGGAAGGGAACCTGGACCCGGTGATCGGGCGGAGCAAGGAGATTGAACGGGTGATCCAAGTGTTGTCCCGGCGAACCAAAAACAACCCGGTCTTGATCGGGGAGCCCGGTGTCGGGAAAACGGCAATCGCTGAGGGACTTGCGCAACGGATCGTCGACGGTGAAATTCCGGAAACCCTCCGGGGCAAACGGGTAATGACGCTTGATATGGGTACCGTGGTTGCCGGTACCAAATACCGCGGAGAATTTGAGGATCGTCTGAAAAAAATCATGGACGAGATCCGGCAGGCGGGCAACATCATCCTGTTCATCGACGAGCTGCACACCTTGATTGGTGCTGGTGGTGCGGAAGGGGCGATCGACGCCTCCAACATCCTGAAACCGGCACTGGCACGCGGTGATCTGCAGTGCATTGGTGCCACCACACTGGATGAGTACCGTAAATACATCGAGAAAGATGCTGCTTTGGAACGGCGTTTCCAACCGATCCAGGTCGATGAGCCGACGCCGGAAGAAGCCGTTCTGATTCTGCAGGGTCTGCGCGACCGTTATGAAGCGCATCACCGTGTGAAGATCACCGATGAAGCGATCGAAGCTGCGGTGAAACTGTCTGATCGTTACATCACTGATCGGTTCTTGCCGGACAAAGCGATCGACCTGATCGACGAAGCGGCCTCCCGTGTACGTCTGCGTTCCTACACGGTGCCGCCTGAATTAAAAGAGTTGGAGCAAAAACTGGAGGAAGTACGCAAGGAAAAAGATGCGGCCGTGCAAAGTCAGGAGTTTGAAAAAGCCGCATCCCTCCGCGATCGGGAACAAAAACTGCGTGAGGAATTGGAAGAAACACGCAATCGTTGGAAAGCTGATCAAGGCAAAACCGATTCCGAGGTGACGGCCGAAGACATCGCGGATATCGTCTCGCATTGGACGGGTATTCCGGTGCGCAAATTGGCCGAGGAAGAATCGGAGCGCCTGTTGAAAATGGAAGAAATCCTGCACCAGCGTGTTATCGGGCAGGAAGAAGCGGTCAAAGCCGTTTCTCGAGCAATCCGCCGGGCACGCGCGGGATTGAAAGATCCGAAACGTCCGATCGGTTCCTTCATATTCCTCGGTCCGACCGGGGTGGGGAAAACCGAATTGGCGCGGGCGCTGGCCGAAGCGCTGTTCGGTGATGAAAATGCGATGATTCGCATCGACATGTCCGAATATATGGAGAAACACTCCACCAGCCGGTTGGTCGGAGCGCCTCCGGGATACGTAGGCTACGAAGAGGGCGGTCAACTGACGGAAAAAGTGCGGCGCAAACCGTATTCGGTGGTGTTGTTCGACGAAATCGAAAAAGCGCATCCCGAAGTGTTCAATATACTGTTGCAAGTGTTGGAGGACGGCCGTTTGACTGACGGAAAAGGACGTCTGGTCGACTTCCGCAACACCGTGATTATCATGACCTCCAACGTTGGAGCGGACACGATCCGCAAAAGCAGTCGGCTCGGTTTCACAACGGGTGACGCCGACGGCTACGAGGACATGAAGGAAAATGTGATGCAGGAACTCAAACGCAGTTTCCGTCCCGAGTTCCTCAACCGGATCGACGATGTCATCGTGTTCCACTCCCTGAAAGAAGAGCATTTGCAACAAATCGTCTCTTTGATGTCCGAAGAACTGCGTAAACGCCTGAAAGAGCAGGACATCGACTTCGTGCTGACCGACGAGGCCAAAAAACACTTGGCCAAAATTGGGTTCGACCCACAATACGGTGCCCGTCCGCTGCGCCGCGCCATTCAGAAACACATCGAAGATCGGCTTTCCGAAGAGCTGTTGCGGGGCACGATTCAACGGGGTGATACCGTGAAAATCGATGTGAAGGACGGTCAGTTGACGGTGGAAAAAACGGCACTGAGTCCGTCCCATTCGCAGTGA
- the pssA gene encoding CDP-diacylglycerol--serine O-phosphatidyltransferase, which yields MFARALPSFFTIGNLFLGIISIILAVQSEWQYAAIMVIIGMLLDGLDGRVARMLNTQSEFGKELDSLSDVISFGVAPALIMYVAVLKEYDIWGWIITAVFPICGALRLARFNVQPGIPGYFIGLPITAAGGVLATMALYSDLVQRPMLVLGMLLLSYLMISQIKYPNFKKIGIPRSSVWMAPLMLVLVAIIAVRYPEQFPKVVFVPLALYAFYGLMKKSILKRRREDLEEPVEE from the coding sequence ATGTTTGCCAGAGCATTGCCCAGCTTTTTTACCATCGGGAACTTATTTTTAGGAATTATATCGATCATCCTCGCGGTTCAGAGCGAGTGGCAATATGCTGCGATCATGGTCATTATCGGTATGTTGTTGGATGGTTTGGACGGCCGAGTGGCCCGCATGCTCAACACGCAAAGCGAGTTCGGCAAAGAGCTGGATTCGCTGTCTGATGTCATCTCCTTCGGAGTAGCCCCCGCTTTAATCATGTATGTAGCGGTATTGAAGGAATACGATATCTGGGGATGGATCATCACCGCGGTGTTCCCCATTTGCGGTGCGTTGCGTTTAGCCCGATTCAACGTGCAACCGGGGATTCCCGGCTATTTTATTGGTTTGCCGATTACGGCCGCGGGCGGCGTATTGGCGACGATGGCCCTGTACAGCGACCTCGTTCAGCGTCCGATGTTGGTATTGGGCATGTTGCTGTTGTCGTATTTGATGATCAGTCAAATCAAGTACCCCAACTTTAAAAAAATCGGGATCCCGCGGAGTTCTGTTTGGATGGCTCCGCTGATGTTGGTTTTAGTCGCAATTATCGCCGTTCGATACCCAGAGCAATTTCCCAAAGTAGTATTTGTACCGCTTGCTCTGTATGCTTTTTACGGACTGATGAAAAAATCCATCCTGAAGCGGAGAAGAGAGGATTTGGAAGAGCCGGTTGAGGAATAA
- a CDS encoding CarD family transcriptional regulator, which yields MFNIGDKVVYPMHGAGVIESIEEKEILGERKKYYVMRMPIGEMKVMIPMNNVQSIGLREVVDEETVERVIARLRNRDKGLTANWNRRYRANMDKMKSGDIYEVADVVRSLMLRDHEKGLSTGERKMLDNARQILISELVLAKGMSEEQAFSLLDELVCSTENASG from the coding sequence TTGTTCAACATCGGCGACAAGGTGGTATATCCGATGCATGGCGCAGGCGTCATCGAATCAATCGAAGAGAAAGAGATTCTCGGTGAACGCAAGAAGTACTATGTCATGCGTATGCCGATCGGGGAAATGAAAGTGATGATCCCGATGAACAATGTGCAAAGTATTGGATTGCGCGAAGTGGTGGATGAGGAGACCGTTGAGCGTGTCATCGCTCGGTTGCGCAATCGGGACAAGGGTTTGACGGCCAATTGGAATCGCCGATATCGCGCCAATATGGACAAGATGAAAAGCGGGGACATCTACGAAGTGGCAGACGTCGTCAGAAGCTTGATGCTCAGAGATCACGAAAAAGGATTATCCACCGGTGAACGCAAGATGTTGGACAATGCCCGCCAGATATTGATCAGCGAATTGGTTTTGGCCAAAGGAATGAGTGAAGAACAAGCTTTCTCTTTGCTTGATGAATTGGTTTGTTCAACCGAAAATGCCTCCGGCTGA
- a CDS encoding DUF1573 domain-containing protein produces the protein MGDSRLTSFQMQVSDLLLRHRSFLDVTSKFQDSTSRVNRALMKAVTECGCIEVHAARQPLDYEASISELKDRFKTHLSGYLCDHCQDVVKAEMGKHLFYFTALCNLLELPLDEIVDQEADKLSTLGVFNLR, from the coding sequence ATGGGCGACAGCCGCCTGACCTCGTTTCAAATGCAGGTGTCGGACCTATTGTTGCGCCACCGCAGTTTTCTCGATGTGACCTCCAAATTCCAGGATTCCACCTCACGCGTCAACCGCGCGCTGATGAAGGCCGTAACGGAATGCGGATGCATCGAAGTCCACGCCGCTCGACAGCCATTGGACTATGAGGCTTCGATTTCTGAATTGAAGGACAGATTCAAGACACATTTATCCGGCTACTTGTGCGACCATTGTCAAGATGTGGTCAAAGCGGAGATGGGAAAACACCTATTCTATTTCACCGCCCTGTGCAATCTGCTGGAATTGCCCTTGGATGAGATCGTGGACCAGGAGGCGGACAAGCTGTCCACACTGGGGGTGTTCAACCTGCGATAA
- the radA gene encoding DNA repair protein RadA translates to MAKTKSKFACQECGYISAKWMGRCPGCGEWNTMVEERETTGSRAGSWGGVSSKKRQKAVPITRVEQVQQTRADTGIRELNRVLGGGVVPGSLILVGGDPGIGKSTLLLQASFQLAVRGVLVLYVSGEESAEQTRMRADRLGALDERLLVAAETDLTAVESLVEQVEPKVLVIDSIQTIYHPDVGSAPGSVAQVRECTGQLMRLAKERGVTVIIVGHVTKAGAIAGPRLLEHMVDAVLYFEGERHHTYRVLRAVKNRFGSTNEIGVFEMKSEGLAEVSNPSEMFLSQRPSGVAGSAVTASVEGTRPILVELQALVAPTSFATPKRMATGVDHHRVAMILAVLEKRLGMFLQNQDAYVNVVGGVRLDEPAADLAVAVSIASSFRDRPTRARDVVIGEVGLTGEVRGVSRIEQRVAEAHQMGFQRVIIPEKSRKGWTPPAGLEVIGVSTVEEALEVALGGSD, encoded by the coding sequence GTGGCAAAGACAAAAAGTAAATTCGCCTGTCAGGAATGCGGGTACATATCGGCCAAATGGATGGGACGCTGCCCCGGATGCGGTGAATGGAACACCATGGTGGAAGAAAGGGAAACAACCGGATCCCGAGCAGGAAGCTGGGGTGGTGTATCCAGTAAAAAACGGCAGAAAGCTGTTCCAATCACACGGGTGGAACAGGTGCAACAAACCCGTGCAGACACAGGCATTCGCGAACTAAACCGGGTACTGGGCGGCGGTGTGGTGCCGGGATCGCTCATCCTGGTTGGAGGCGATCCTGGCATCGGCAAATCTACGTTGTTGTTGCAGGCATCGTTTCAGTTGGCTGTTCGCGGCGTGTTGGTACTCTATGTCTCAGGGGAAGAATCCGCGGAGCAGACCCGGATGCGTGCTGATCGCCTCGGGGCGTTGGATGAGCGTTTGCTGGTGGCAGCGGAAACGGACCTGACCGCCGTGGAGTCGCTGGTGGAGCAAGTAGAACCGAAAGTGCTGGTGATCGACTCCATCCAGACGATATACCATCCCGACGTCGGATCGGCCCCCGGTAGTGTCGCGCAAGTGCGGGAATGCACCGGACAGTTGATGCGACTCGCCAAAGAACGGGGAGTAACGGTCATCATAGTTGGTCACGTCACTAAAGCGGGGGCGATCGCAGGTCCCCGATTGTTGGAGCATATGGTGGACGCGGTGCTGTACTTCGAAGGCGAGCGGCATCACACTTATCGCGTGCTACGGGCCGTGAAAAACCGGTTCGGCTCTACCAATGAGATCGGCGTGTTTGAAATGAAGTCGGAAGGATTGGCCGAAGTATCCAATCCTTCGGAAATGTTTTTGTCCCAGCGTCCTTCCGGTGTGGCCGGTTCGGCCGTAACGGCGAGCGTCGAAGGAACACGGCCGATTTTGGTCGAATTGCAAGCGTTGGTGGCACCTACCAGTTTTGCGACCCCCAAACGGATGGCGACCGGTGTGGACCACCATCGTGTGGCTATGATTTTGGCCGTGTTGGAAAAAAGGCTGGGCATGTTTCTGCAAAATCAAGATGCATATGTGAATGTGGTGGGAGGCGTGCGCTTGGATGAACCGGCCGCCGATCTGGCCGTAGCCGTCAGCATCGCTTCCAGTTTTCGCGACCGTCCGACGAGAGCGCGTGACGTCGTCATCGGAGAAGTGGGTTTGACCGGTGAGGTTCGGGGCGTTTCCCGAATTGAACAACGGGTGGCGGAAGCCCATCAGATGGGCTTTCAACGAGTCATTATCCCGGAGAAAAGCCGGAAAGGCTGGACGCCGCCGGCGGGGTTGGAAGTGATCGGAGTTTCGACGGTTGAAGAGGCATTGGAAGTCGCGTTGGGAGGGTCGGATTAG